The following proteins are co-located in the Brevibacillus laterosporus DSM 25 genome:
- a CDS encoding DEAD/DEAH box helicase, with amino-acid sequence MAKFEQFGLRPEIMQGISDLFYKEPTAIQEEAIPLIMEGKDVIGQAQTGTGKTAAFVLPILQKLQDGKKDIQTLILTPTRELSIQIAAEIEKLGKHLNVSVLSLHGGTDIERQMNKLKGTVHIVVGTPGRVLDHMRRETLHFGRIHTLVLDEADKMLEMGFLEDVEKIIVSTPSSRQVLLFSATMPDLVKKLGQRFMNQPPHIKIESKQKTVANITQEYYVINQTDKIDALLDLIEVTKPFLGIIFANTQQRVKILTSRLQEAGYDAKALYGDLSQKKRETLMKDFRKMKFQFLVATDIAARGLDVEGVTHVFNYDIPSDVESYIHRVGRTGRANQLGNSISFVTPRQKSVMARFGSATKADIEEKLLTHTRHLDAGRKARAAEREKHYTELKTEKKKQEQIEIAEKEAPLKKALVKNKQVKPGYKRKLKREMDEWKTQYERNQKREVGKKSAKANKGKAKGRSGGQSSAGGRPGQAPSRPGQAPNRPGQAPSRPGKRFSK; translated from the coding sequence ATGGCTAAGTTCGAACAATTTGGTTTACGACCGGAGATTATGCAGGGGATTTCCGACCTGTTTTATAAAGAGCCCACAGCTATTCAAGAAGAAGCAATTCCATTGATTATGGAAGGTAAGGATGTCATCGGACAAGCTCAAACTGGTACTGGTAAAACAGCAGCGTTTGTATTGCCGATCCTCCAAAAGCTACAGGATGGGAAAAAGGATATTCAGACATTGATCCTTACCCCAACCCGTGAGCTATCTATTCAGATTGCTGCTGAAATTGAGAAGCTAGGCAAACACCTTAATGTGAGTGTTTTATCCTTGCATGGCGGTACAGATATTGAGCGTCAAATGAATAAGCTAAAAGGCACTGTTCATATCGTAGTGGGAACTCCAGGGCGTGTGCTTGATCATATGCGCCGTGAAACACTACACTTTGGTCGCATTCATACTTTGGTATTGGATGAGGCTGACAAGATGCTAGAGATGGGCTTTTTAGAAGATGTGGAAAAAATTATCGTCTCCACGCCAAGTAGCCGACAAGTTCTGCTATTCTCTGCGACAATGCCGGATTTGGTGAAAAAGCTGGGACAACGATTTATGAACCAACCGCCACATATCAAAATTGAATCAAAGCAAAAAACCGTTGCTAATATCACACAAGAGTACTATGTAATCAACCAAACAGATAAAATAGATGCGCTACTTGATCTTATCGAGGTCACTAAGCCATTCCTAGGTATTATTTTTGCTAACACACAACAGCGTGTAAAGATTTTAACGTCACGTTTACAAGAGGCTGGCTATGATGCCAAGGCACTATATGGTGATTTGTCTCAAAAGAAACGCGAAACCCTGATGAAGGATTTTCGGAAGATGAAATTCCAATTCCTTGTAGCTACCGATATTGCTGCCCGCGGACTTGATGTTGAAGGGGTTACTCATGTATTTAACTACGATATCCCGAGCGATGTAGAAAGCTATATTCACCGTGTTGGACGTACAGGTCGTGCCAATCAGCTTGGAAACTCAATTTCTTTTGTGACTCCACGCCAAAAAAGCGTTATGGCTCGCTTTGGTTCTGCGACAAAGGCGGATATTGAGGAAAAATTACTTACGCATACTCGTCACTTGGATGCAGGTCGCAAAGCTCGTGCAGCGGAGCGAGAAAAGCATTATACTGAGCTGAAAACGGAGAAGAAGAAACAGGAGCAAATTGAGATAGCAGAAAAAGAAGCTCCATTAAAAAAGGCTCTTGTGAAAAATAAACAAGTAAAGCCTGGTTATAAACGAAAGCTGAAGCGTGAAATGGATGAGTGGAAAACACAATACGAACGGAATCAAAAGCGTGAAGTAGGAAAGAAATCTGCTAAAGCAAACAAAGGTAAAGCAAAGGGTCGCTCAGGAGGACAGTCGTCGGCTGGTGGTCGTCCGGGGCAAGCGCCAAGCAGACCAGGACAAGCGCCAAACAGACCAGGACAAGCACCAAGCAGACCTGGTAAACGATTTAGCAAATAA
- the pepV gene encoding dipeptidase PepV, with the protein MSTINWQKEVEKRKDELIATTQRFLQIDSVLDPDTAGEGAPFGKGVQAALQFALQTCEDAGMTIKNIDGYAGHAEFGQGDECIGVLSHVDVVPPGDGWTIPPFAADIIEGKIIARGALDDKGPAMAAIFAAKMIKELELPLQKRIRLIFGTDEESGWECVKRYFESEEMPTMGFTPDADFPLIYAEKGLTHLVLRQTNENFEQLMNQAPLNVSQEGTTQLLSFHAGMRVNMVPEIAEAELACPPEQVVAWTEAYQIYLEKEQRRGHITQTDTGVVFSLQGVSVHGMDPAKGVNAGAYLAQFLQKCDLDVRGRAFVDFIATYLFEQHDGEAFGINADDQEMGSLTLNPGIFHYVAGEDVRFDLNIRYPHSILFEQWKPRLEQVAAEHGYLLEIITHKKPHRVDPAHPLVTTLQRVYTEQTGEKAELLAIGGGTYGRALDVGVAFGPLFPGRQDTAHQRDEYLLVEDLLKATAIYAQAIFELAKN; encoded by the coding sequence ATGAGCACAATTAATTGGCAAAAAGAAGTAGAGAAACGAAAAGACGAATTAATCGCCACTACACAGCGCTTTTTGCAGATCGATAGCGTGCTGGACCCAGATACGGCGGGGGAAGGAGCTCCATTTGGCAAGGGAGTTCAGGCAGCATTGCAATTCGCATTGCAAACATGTGAGGATGCAGGTATGACGATCAAGAATATCGATGGATATGCTGGTCATGCTGAATTTGGACAGGGTGACGAGTGCATTGGTGTTTTAAGCCACGTAGATGTAGTACCACCGGGGGATGGTTGGACTATTCCACCGTTTGCAGCAGATATCATCGAGGGAAAAATAATTGCTCGTGGAGCTTTGGACGATAAAGGCCCCGCTATGGCAGCTATTTTTGCCGCAAAAATGATCAAAGAGCTTGAGCTACCACTTCAGAAACGGATTCGACTTATTTTTGGAACGGATGAGGAGTCGGGCTGGGAATGCGTGAAACGTTATTTTGAATCAGAGGAAATGCCGACAATGGGCTTTACTCCTGATGCTGACTTTCCGCTCATTTATGCTGAAAAAGGATTAACTCATCTGGTTTTACGCCAAACGAATGAAAACTTTGAACAATTGATGAATCAGGCTCCTCTGAACGTTAGCCAAGAAGGAACCACACAGCTTCTCTCCTTCCATGCTGGTATGCGTGTGAATATGGTACCAGAGATAGCAGAAGCAGAGCTAGCTTGCCCGCCCGAACAAGTAGTGGCATGGACCGAAGCATATCAAATTTATTTAGAAAAAGAACAGCGTCGAGGTCATATTACTCAAACGGATACAGGTGTAGTATTCAGTTTGCAGGGAGTTTCGGTTCATGGTATGGACCCAGCAAAAGGGGTAAATGCAGGAGCCTATCTAGCTCAATTTTTACAAAAATGCGATTTGGACGTGCGAGGACGCGCATTTGTTGACTTTATAGCGACTTATTTGTTTGAGCAGCATGATGGCGAGGCATTTGGGATTAACGCAGATGATCAGGAGATGGGATCACTTACGTTGAATCCAGGTATTTTTCACTATGTAGCTGGTGAGGACGTACGTTTCGATCTGAACATTCGCTATCCACATTCCATTTTGTTTGAACAATGGAAGCCGAGGCTTGAACAAGTCGCAGCTGAACATGGCTATCTGTTAGAAATCATTACTCATAAAAAGCCACATCGTGTAGACCCAGCTCATCCCCTAGTAACAACTTTACAGCGAGTCTATACGGAACAGACTGGTGAAAAGGCTGAATTGTTAGCAATCGGCGGGGGGACATACGGGCGTGCTTTAGATGTTGGTGTTGCATTTGGTCCACTATTTCCTGGTAGACAGGATACAGCTCATCAACGAGATGAATACCTGTTAGTAGAGGATTTATTGAAGGCTACGGCAATATACGCACAGGCAATTTTTGAATTAGCGAAAAACTAA
- a CDS encoding GTP pyrophosphokinase, which translates to MQKMDWDLYLMPYEQAVEELKVKLKNIRNEFKKRKVHSPIEFVTGRVKSINSIYNKATRLHFPINENIAWEIRDIAGLRIICQFIDDISFVVDMLRERKDMKIFLEKDYVTQPKETGYRGYHLAVEYPIMTIDGQKTIPVEIQIRTLGMNFWATIEHSLQYKYEGIIPEDIKLRLVESAKASYTLDNEMNKIRDEVKEAQIEFTRKKESPIDPLLSIVELDLDVDTESVYFDEKQIALPEDKEEENEHN; encoded by the coding sequence GTGCAAAAAATGGATTGGGACTTGTATCTAATGCCTTATGAGCAAGCTGTAGAGGAATTAAAAGTTAAATTAAAAAATATTCGTAATGAATTTAAAAAACGGAAAGTTCACTCGCCAATCGAATTTGTTACCGGTCGAGTCAAATCAATTAATAGCATTTACAACAAAGCTACTCGTCTTCATTTTCCTATCAACGAAAATATTGCATGGGAAATTCGAGACATTGCTGGATTAAGGATTATTTGTCAGTTTATCGATGATATATCGTTTGTCGTAGATATGCTACGTGAACGCAAGGATATGAAGATTTTTCTGGAAAAGGATTATGTGACACAGCCTAAAGAGACGGGATACCGTGGCTACCATCTAGCAGTGGAGTATCCAATCATGACCATAGACGGACAAAAAACCATACCTGTTGAAATACAAATTCGGACGTTAGGCATGAATTTTTGGGCCACGATTGAGCATTCCTTACAATATAAATACGAAGGAATTATTCCGGAAGACATCAAGCTACGTCTTGTCGAATCAGCCAAAGCTTCCTATACGCTAGATAACGAAATGAATAAAATTCGTGATGAGGTTAAAGAGGCTCAGATTGAATTTACTAGGAAAAAGGAGTCCCCGATTGATCCACTACTTAGCATTGTGGAGCTTGATTTAGATGTAGACACCGAATCGGTCTATTTTGATGAGAAGCAAATCGCGCTACCAGAAGACAAGGAGGAAGAAAATGAGCACAATTAA
- a CDS encoding N-acetyltransferase — protein MSMTGTLVIRHATIHDIDQMLEIINHFAAKGLMLPRTKLSICEHLQSYIIVHDGQGVMGMGGLHILWEDLAEIRSLAMAERAQGKGIGKKLVLALVEEARKLGIRRVLSLTYQVEFFHKCSFQIVQKEALPQKVWKDCINCSKLPMCDEIAMVRILEPAEYE, from the coding sequence ATGAGTATGACAGGTACACTGGTAATTCGCCATGCAACTATACACGATATAGACCAAATGTTAGAAATTATCAATCATTTCGCCGCGAAAGGATTAATGCTCCCCCGTACCAAGCTGTCCATTTGTGAACATCTACAGTCCTATATCATCGTGCACGATGGGCAAGGAGTAATGGGAATGGGTGGCTTGCATATTTTGTGGGAGGATTTAGCAGAGATTCGCTCGCTTGCTATGGCTGAACGTGCGCAGGGAAAGGGGATTGGCAAGAAGCTTGTTCTCGCTTTGGTGGAAGAAGCAAGAAAATTAGGGATACGTCGAGTGCTGTCACTAACGTATCAGGTTGAGTTTTTTCACAAATGCAGCTTTCAAATTGTTCAAAAAGAAGCCTTGCCGCAAAAGGTATGGAAAGATTGCATCAACTGCTCCAAATTACCGATGTGTGATGAAATTGCTATGGTACGCATCTTAGAACCAGCTGAATATGAATAA
- a CDS encoding TetR/AcrR family transcriptional regulator — protein sequence MITRRERKKRETKERIFNAAIKLFKEHGFEATTIDMISEEADVARGTIFLHFTSKEAILANWGYERLQEIEDRREEWDFGESCKQRVLRIYKILNEVNIQNYDFLKVLIESSMKHRKVLESEKKNMYFELRELFADLIEDAQEKGRLKSKINPLIAANMLENIYYNALYDWVRSDGGWPLEEIMEEKVSIVFEGLDVSTQS from the coding sequence TTGATTACTCGCAGAGAGCGCAAGAAGCGCGAAACAAAGGAACGTATTTTTAATGCTGCTATTAAATTGTTTAAAGAACATGGTTTTGAAGCGACCACGATTGATATGATCTCCGAGGAAGCGGATGTGGCACGCGGAACCATTTTTTTACATTTCACCTCAAAAGAAGCGATTCTTGCCAATTGGGGCTATGAACGCTTACAGGAAATTGAAGATAGGCGCGAAGAGTGGGATTTTGGCGAGAGTTGTAAACAACGCGTCCTACGCATTTATAAAATCTTAAACGAAGTAAATATACAGAATTACGATTTTTTGAAAGTACTGATTGAATCCTCTATGAAGCATCGTAAAGTTCTGGAATCGGAAAAGAAAAATATGTACTTTGAGCTAAGAGAATTATTTGCTGATTTAATTGAAGATGCTCAAGAGAAAGGGAGACTGAAAAGTAAAATTAATCCATTAATTGCAGCCAATATGCTGGAAAACATCTATTACAACGCCTTATATGATTGGGTACGTAGCGATGGTGGCTGGCCTTTGGAAGAAATCATGGAAGAGAAGGTCTCAATTGTATTTGAAGGTCTAGATGTGTCTACCCAATCATAA
- the ade gene encoding adenine deaminase, with protein sequence MNIQPSALQKRIQAASKHAKADLVIKNGKIINVFTGEIVEADVAITDGMIIGIGAYEGKDVWDAKGKYIAPGFIDGHVHIESSMVTPTQFAEIVLPHGVTTVVCDPHEIANVSGAAGISYMLEASEGLDLDVYVMLPSCVPATSFEHSGAKLYAKDLAPFYHHPRVLGLAEVMDYPAVMSGSDDMVRKIADARQHGKKLDGHLAGLSKDAINVYMTAGIRTDHEAVTLQDAKERLQLGMYLLIREGSAAKDLKNLISVVNERTAARCLFCTDDKHLDDLFKEGSIDYSIRLAIQCGIDPITAIRMATLTAAECYGLTEKGAVAPGYIADLVIMDNLEQVSITDVWKNGKQVAKNGRYEGNISTPTNVPATITNSVRITPVTERELQLPMTKKKAHIIGVIPNSIVTEHLIEDVDIANGFFQTSIDCDLAKMAVVERHHQTGHIGVGIVKGFGLRSGAMATTIAHDSHNIITVGTNDQDMLTAIKTLEEMQGGLVIVENGKVLASLSLEIAGLMTRRPADGVMAELDQLDKALLRIGASQEFSQFLTLSFLALPVIPTLKLTDMGLFDVKQFVHMDVSVDERELVMK encoded by the coding sequence ATGAACATTCAACCTTCTGCCCTACAAAAACGTATCCAAGCAGCCTCCAAACACGCTAAAGCTGATTTGGTTATTAAGAATGGTAAAATCATAAATGTCTTTACTGGAGAGATTGTTGAGGCAGATGTAGCCATTACAGATGGTATGATCATTGGAATCGGAGCCTATGAAGGTAAAGATGTCTGGGATGCTAAAGGTAAATACATCGCCCCGGGTTTCATCGACGGGCATGTTCACATTGAATCATCTATGGTAACACCTACTCAGTTCGCCGAAATTGTTCTCCCTCATGGAGTGACTACTGTAGTCTGCGATCCTCACGAGATTGCCAATGTATCAGGTGCCGCTGGTATTTCATACATGCTAGAAGCATCAGAAGGGCTTGACCTTGATGTGTATGTGATGCTTCCTTCTTGTGTACCTGCTACCTCCTTTGAACACTCAGGTGCGAAGCTGTATGCCAAAGACCTTGCTCCCTTTTATCATCACCCCCGTGTGCTTGGCCTAGCTGAGGTCATGGATTATCCAGCTGTCATGAGCGGTAGTGATGATATGGTTCGAAAAATCGCTGATGCCAGACAACATGGTAAAAAATTGGATGGACATCTCGCTGGGCTCTCCAAGGACGCTATTAACGTATATATGACAGCAGGAATTCGGACAGATCATGAAGCGGTAACCTTACAAGATGCTAAGGAACGCCTTCAATTAGGTATGTACCTACTCATTCGTGAAGGATCTGCTGCCAAAGACTTGAAGAATCTTATTTCAGTAGTTAATGAACGCACAGCAGCACGTTGCTTGTTCTGTACTGACGATAAGCATTTAGATGATCTATTTAAAGAAGGAAGCATAGATTACAGCATACGTCTGGCTATCCAATGTGGTATTGATCCAATTACCGCAATTCGCATGGCTACACTTACCGCTGCTGAATGCTATGGTCTTACAGAAAAAGGTGCCGTTGCTCCTGGCTATATAGCTGATCTAGTTATAATGGACAACCTAGAACAAGTAAGTATTACCGATGTGTGGAAAAATGGTAAGCAGGTAGCAAAAAACGGCCGTTACGAAGGAAATATCTCTACTCCTACAAATGTACCAGCTACGATCACCAATAGTGTACGTATAACACCAGTGACCGAACGCGAGCTTCAACTACCTATGACTAAGAAAAAAGCCCATATAATCGGTGTAATTCCTAATAGCATTGTAACCGAGCATCTGATTGAAGACGTAGACATCGCCAACGGATTCTTCCAGACATCGATCGACTGTGATTTAGCGAAAATGGCTGTGGTGGAGCGCCATCACCAAACAGGTCATATCGGAGTAGGAATTGTTAAAGGCTTTGGCCTACGATCAGGTGCAATGGCTACCACGATTGCCCATGACTCCCATAACATTATTACCGTTGGAACCAACGATCAGGATATGCTAACTGCGATTAAAACACTAGAAGAGATGCAGGGTGGGCTTGTCATTGTTGAAAATGGAAAGGTTTTAGCTTCCCTTTCTCTAGAAATTGCTGGCTTAATGACAAGACGTCCTGCTGACGGTGTAATGGCAGAACTCGATCAGTTAGACAAAGCATTACTTCGTATTGGTGCATCTCAGGAGTTCTCTCAATTCCTGACGCTTTCCTTTCTAGCTCTACCAGTCATCCCTACATTGAAGCTGACTGACATGGGACTTTTTGATGTGAAGCAATTTGTACACATGGACGTATCTGTTGATGAACGTGAACTAGTGATGAAGTAA
- a CDS encoding DUF3656 domain-containing U32 family peptidase has protein sequence MKNQIRREDIELLAPAGNWDCLKAAVANGANAIFFGVEKFNARARAENFQMKELPEIMAYLHMYGVRGFLTFNILVFENELQDAKELIDACIDAGVDAVIVQDLGLVKLIREISPDFPIHGSTQMTITSPEAVEFTKPYNMERVVLGRENSLKEIKKIGEKAKLPMEVFVHGALCVSYSGQCLTSEMWGGRSANRGECAQACRLPYDLMVDGVQKEMGNIAYLLSPKDLAAIEIMPELIEAGVTSFKIEGRLKTPEYVANVVSKYRAAIDRYFAGNNAKPNKDEIRELQQSFSRGFTHGFLEGTNNRLLLDGSFPKSRGVYLGTVKKVLKHALLVEVTSPLKRGDGIVFDAGDPTQKEEGGRVYDILVHGDKVEGQVQEGLYEIVMGRNDVRLGRIHVGDRVWKTNDPELNKRLRKTFETEKPYATFPVALHVSGRVGEPLQTVWIDEQANHAVTIASTMPLEQAMKRPITQASLYDQFSRLGGTLFHLPEDRLSLDLEGEVIIPVSELNRMRREASEQLLYLRRKPPVYQKSQVDVYATVSNNQPVAHPLLTVLCRSLEQIEAAAQTDVDFIYADFEFVKQYPQAVKLAHQYGKKIALATMRIHMPDENGVLALIAKSKPDAILVRNTGALYYYLSRRDEIDIPLIGDFSLNIANHKAVELFMGYGLERVTPSYDLNIQQMVDMLEHTDASPLELVIHQHLPMFHTEHCIYCTFMSEGTDHTNCGTPCETSRASLRDRVGFSHPVRVDTGCRNTVYNAIDQSGAEYLPEFKRLGVGAYRIEFLEEEPSRVQEVIHLYRKALHGEISGTKVWKTLKATNQLGVTRGQLTK, from the coding sequence GTGAAGAATCAGATTAGACGAGAAGATATTGAATTGCTAGCACCTGCAGGTAATTGGGATTGTCTAAAAGCCGCTGTTGCCAACGGAGCAAATGCCATCTTTTTTGGTGTAGAGAAGTTTAATGCACGTGCTCGTGCCGAAAACTTTCAAATGAAAGAATTACCTGAGATTATGGCTTATCTGCATATGTATGGGGTGAGGGGCTTTCTTACCTTCAACATTCTTGTCTTTGAAAATGAATTACAAGATGCCAAAGAATTAATCGATGCCTGTATCGACGCCGGTGTAGATGCTGTAATTGTGCAGGATTTAGGGTTGGTAAAATTAATCCGGGAAATCAGCCCCGACTTCCCTATTCATGGCTCTACTCAAATGACCATCACTTCTCCAGAAGCGGTAGAGTTTACCAAACCATATAACATGGAGCGAGTTGTATTGGGTCGTGAAAACTCTCTAAAAGAAATTAAGAAAATCGGTGAAAAGGCAAAACTACCGATGGAAGTATTCGTACACGGAGCCCTCTGTGTCTCTTACTCTGGTCAATGCCTTACCTCAGAAATGTGGGGCGGTCGCTCTGCCAACCGTGGTGAATGTGCACAGGCCTGTCGTCTGCCCTATGATTTAATGGTAGATGGAGTCCAAAAAGAGATGGGTAACATCGCTTATTTACTCTCTCCAAAGGATTTAGCCGCGATTGAAATCATGCCAGAATTAATTGAGGCAGGAGTCACTTCCTTTAAAATTGAAGGACGTCTAAAAACACCGGAATACGTGGCCAATGTAGTTAGCAAATATCGAGCAGCAATCGACAGATATTTCGCTGGAAACAACGCTAAGCCAAACAAGGATGAGATCCGTGAGCTACAACAAAGCTTTTCACGAGGATTCACCCATGGTTTTCTGGAAGGAACAAATAACCGCCTATTATTAGACGGAAGCTTCCCGAAAAGCCGCGGTGTTTACCTGGGTACAGTAAAAAAGGTGCTAAAGCACGCACTCCTAGTAGAAGTCACTTCTCCATTAAAACGTGGTGATGGCATCGTATTTGATGCAGGTGATCCGACTCAAAAAGAAGAGGGTGGTCGGGTCTACGATATTTTAGTGCATGGTGATAAAGTAGAAGGTCAGGTACAGGAAGGTTTATATGAAATTGTCATGGGTCGAAATGATGTGAGGCTAGGTCGTATCCATGTAGGCGATCGAGTGTGGAAAACAAATGATCCTGAATTGAACAAACGTCTGCGTAAAACCTTTGAGACTGAAAAGCCTTATGCTACGTTCCCAGTGGCTCTCCACGTTTCTGGACGTGTAGGAGAACCACTGCAAACCGTGTGGATTGATGAGCAAGCTAATCATGCGGTAACGATTGCTTCTACTATGCCTTTAGAACAAGCGATGAAGCGCCCAATAACTCAGGCCTCTTTATATGATCAATTTAGCAGACTAGGAGGTACCTTGTTCCATCTGCCAGAGGATCGTCTCTCATTAGACTTGGAAGGCGAGGTTATCATTCCTGTCAGCGAACTGAACCGGATGCGCCGTGAAGCAAGCGAGCAACTGCTGTATCTTCGCCGTAAACCGCCTGTTTATCAAAAAAGTCAAGTAGACGTTTATGCTACCGTGTCAAACAATCAACCAGTAGCACATCCACTACTGACTGTGCTCTGTCGTTCATTGGAACAGATAGAAGCAGCAGCACAAACCGATGTTGACTTTATTTATGCAGACTTCGAGTTTGTAAAGCAATATCCGCAGGCAGTGAAATTGGCACATCAATACGGGAAAAAAATTGCGCTTGCTACTATGCGTATTCATATGCCGGATGAAAATGGCGTACTGGCTCTTATTGCAAAAAGTAAGCCTGATGCGATTCTAGTCCGTAACACAGGAGCCTTGTACTACTATCTTTCGCGTCGTGATGAAATAGATATCCCATTAATCGGTGACTTCTCTTTGAATATTGCTAATCATAAAGCTGTTGAGTTGTTCATGGGCTATGGACTTGAGCGCGTCACACCATCCTATGACTTAAATATTCAACAGATGGTCGACATGCTTGAACATACAGATGCCTCGCCACTAGAACTAGTTATTCATCAGCATTTGCCAATGTTCCATACCGAGCATTGCATTTATTGTACATTCATGAGTGAAGGAACAGATCACACGAATTGTGGTACTCCTTGTGAAACATCACGTGCTTCCTTGCGAGATCGCGTTGGCTTCTCTCACCCAGTCCGTGTAGATACGGGCTGCCGCAATACGGTCTATAATGCAATTGACCAATCCGGCGCCGAATATTTGCCAGAATTTAAACGATTAGGAGTAGGGGCTTATCGCATAGAATTTTTAGAGGAAGAACCTTCTCGCGTACAAGAAGTGATTCACTTATACCGCAAAGCTCTACACGGAGAGATTTCCGGCACAAAAGTATGGAAGACATTAAAAGCAACCAACCAGCTTGGTGTAACACGCGGACAACTAACCAAATAG
- a CDS encoding DUF1128 domain-containing protein, which yields MSNLQEATLENLTVIIEGIKSKLNMANTQVMRPEDFKMDSYEDLLYLYNMVQKKTSFSVNEMTAIVEELGSMRKTD from the coding sequence ATGAGCAATTTGCAAGAAGCGACTTTAGAAAACCTGACTGTCATTATCGAGGGAATTAAAAGCAAACTAAACATGGCGAATACCCAAGTAATGCGTCCTGAGGATTTTAAAATGGATAGCTATGAAGACCTGTTATATCTATATAACATGGTGCAAAAGAAAACCAGCTTTAGCGTTAACGAAATGACCGCGATTGTCGAAGAGTTAGGTAGCATGCGTAAGACAGATTAG